In Nitrospirota bacterium, the sequence CCCTGTTCGCCTTCTCCGCCAGCATGGTTCGCTCCTTCGTGGCCTGATTCGTCGCGGAGCAATGCGATGCCTTTGGACGTGGTGACGACGCGGAGCGAGGAGCTGCCGGCATTCTTGACCAATGAGGAAACCCAAACCTCGAGACCGATACCCACTTCGAACAGCACCCGAGCCTTCCGAACGGCGACAAGATCGCTCGGTTTAGGGGAATAGGTGTGCTCGTTCTCGTAGCCGCTCAGAAGGGATGTCACGCGAACATAGGGGCCACCGACTTGTTCGGCCAGATCCTTCAAAACGGGAATGGTCACCACGATATTGAGCGGTTCAGTCGGCGGAACAGCAAGGGCAAGAGGTGCCGTGAGCAGACCCTGACTGATGATGGCCAAAAATAGGAGCAGACGCCGCAAATTCAACATGATGGGCGCGGACGGTAACATTGGGGTCCCTGGTTGTCAACGAAATGCCTGGAGATCTGTGCCACTCTACGGGATTATAGGGGCCAAGGATACGATGGATTATCCACGGGACATGTAGCAAGAGGCCGCCCGGAAAACGCATACGATTCTCCTTGTATTCTCTGCCTCCCAAGCCATATTGATAATTGACTTTTTTCGCCCCCCCCAGTATGCTCACTCCCTTTCCAACAGAAGGAGTTATGGGCATGAAAGTCATTCTACAAGAAACGATGGAAGGGGTCGGCCACCTCGGCGATCTCCTCGATGTCAAAGACGGATACGCACGGAACTTTCTACTTCCTCGCAAAAAAGCAGTACTAGCCGACAGCCGCAGCATCAAAGCGTTTGAGCATATCAAGCGCGTGGCGGTCGAGCGGGCAAAGAAAGAAAAAGTCGAGATCGAAACCCATGCCAAGAGCATTTCCGCCGTGTCCCTTACAGTGGAAACCAAGGTCGGCAAGGACGACAAGATGTTCGGATCGGTCACGGTCAAGGACATTGCAGAAGGATTAGCCGAAAAAGGATTCGTAGTGGATCGGCGCAAGATCCAGCTGGAACAGCCGATCAAAGAACTCGGCACCTTCACTGTGCCGATCAAGCTCCCGCGAGATGTGACCGCAACGGTAGTCATCCACGTCGTGAAGATACAGGAAGCCGAAGCGGCCCCAGCCGAGGCCTAAGAGGGAATACGTCGTCATGAACGATGCGGTTGGTTCCTTAGACGCACTCAAAACCACAGACCCGGATGTCTATGCTGCAATTGCCGCCGAGGAGGAGCGTCAGCGTCACAAGCTGCTCCTGATCGCCTCGGAGAATTTCGCCAGCCCCGCGGTCCTAGCCGCTCAGGGCTCCCTCATGACGAACAAGTACGCCGAAGGGTACCCGGGTAAACGGTACTATGGCGGCTGTCAACATGTGGACACCGTTGAATCGCTCGCCATCGATCGCTGTAAGCAAATATTCGGCGCCGAGCACGTGAACGTGCAGCCCCACTCGGGATCGCAGGCCAATATGGCGGCCTACTTCTCCGTGCTGAAAGCCGGCGACACCATCCTGGGGATGGACCTCGCGCAAGGCGGTCACCTCACTCATGGTAGCAAGGTCAATTTTTCAGGCATCCTGTTTCGCGCATTTTCCTATGGTGTGGATCGTGAAACCGAAACCATCAACTATGACGCGGTACAGAAGCTGGCAGAAGAATGCCGGCCCCGTATGCTCGTCGTAGGCGCCAGCGCCTATGCGCGAACCCTGGACTTCCCACGATTCCAACAGATCGCCAAATCAGTTGGTGCCTATTTGATGGTCGACATCGCCCATATCGCCGGCCTGATCGCTGCGGGACTCCACCCGAATCCTGTCCCCTATGCCGACTTTGTCACGACGACGACCCACAAAACCCTGAGGGGACCCCGTGGTGGTGTCGTCATGTGCAAGGCCGAACATGCAAAAGCGGTCGACAAGTTTATCTTCCCAGGAATGCAAGGCGGGCCCTTGATGCACGTGATCGCTGCTAAGGCCGTCGCGTTCAAGGAGGCGCTCTCGCCCTCGTTTACGCGGTACCAACAGCAGGTCATCGCCAATGCAAAAGTCCTGGCCCAAGGGCTCCTCGACCGAGGATATAAGATCGTCTCGGGCGGTACGGATACGCATCTCATGCTGGTCAATCTATCCAACAAAGGTATTACCGGCAAAGAGGCGGATGCCGCGTTGGACGCCGCCGGCATTATCGTGAACAAGAACGCCGTGCCCTACGACGAGAAACCCCCAGCCGTGGCCAGTGGGATTCGACTGGGAACTCCCATTGTCTCGACCAGAGGGATGCGGGAAACCGAGATGAAAGAGATTGTAGACTTGGTCGACCAGGTACTGCAGCATCGACAAGATCCCGCAATGCTCGAGAAAGTTCGTTCGCAGGCCAAAGCGCTCTGCAGCCGCTTTCCAATCTTTCACACCT encodes:
- the rplI gene encoding 50S ribosomal protein L9; the encoded protein is MKVILQETMEGVGHLGDLLDVKDGYARNFLLPRKKAVLADSRSIKAFEHIKRVAVERAKKEKVEIETHAKSISAVSLTVETKVGKDDKMFGSVTVKDIAEGLAEKGFVVDRRKIQLEQPIKELGTFTVPIKLPRDVTATVVIHVVKIQEAEAAPAEA
- the glyA gene encoding serine hydroxymethyltransferase, translating into MNDAVGSLDALKTTDPDVYAAIAAEEERQRHKLLLIASENFASPAVLAAQGSLMTNKYAEGYPGKRYYGGCQHVDTVESLAIDRCKQIFGAEHVNVQPHSGSQANMAAYFSVLKAGDTILGMDLAQGGHLTHGSKVNFSGILFRAFSYGVDRETETINYDAVQKLAEECRPRMLVVGASAYARTLDFPRFQQIAKSVGAYLMVDIAHIAGLIAAGLHPNPVPYADFVTTTTHKTLRGPRGGVVMCKAEHAKAVDKFIFPGMQGGPLMHVIAAKAVAFKEALSPSFTRYQQQVIANAKVLAQGLLDRGYKIVSGGTDTHLMLVNLSNKGITGKEADAALDAAGIIVNKNAVPYDEKPPAVASGIRLGTPIVSTRGMRETEMKEIVDLVDQVLQHRQDPAMLEKVRSQAKALCSRFPIFHTY